A window from Lactiplantibacillus pentosus encodes these proteins:
- a CDS encoding MFS transporter — MDRQTRRAILILVFSEFLVCLGISLVIPVMPFIKNELHLTATDMGIMNALFALAQFVASPIIGRVSDKLGRKPVLATGLFLYMVSEVLFALTNQLWVFNISRIVGGLSAAMVVPTAMALASDITTKRQRARVIGWLSAAFSGGLILGPGIGGILAGISYKTPFWVAGALGLLSAIVLIILLPADRQIDPDREAKSAAATPEHHPMTRAFWTVPIIILFTMILVSSFGLQGFESIYSIYVNEVFHFSLSNIALVLTLNGLISLFLQVALFDTFVQRWGERRVIRVCFAAAAICTIWITQAHSKLAVMIATLVIFSAFDLLRPAITTLLTKASETNQGLINGLNMSLTSIGNVVGPIMSGMLLDMNYHYPYLVVAGFLIVSYLMAFMLRLPGQVQSHQHV; from the coding sequence ATCGATCGACAAACACGACGAGCCATCTTAATTTTAGTATTTAGTGAATTTTTAGTCTGCTTAGGGATTAGTTTAGTGATTCCAGTGATGCCGTTTATTAAAAACGAGCTGCATTTAACCGCAACGGATATGGGGATCATGAACGCGTTATTTGCGTTGGCACAGTTTGTGGCTTCGCCGATTATCGGGCGGGTGTCTGATAAACTCGGTCGTAAGCCGGTTCTGGCCACGGGACTTTTTCTATACATGGTGTCAGAAGTGTTGTTTGCGTTAACCAATCAACTGTGGGTGTTCAACATTTCGCGGATCGTCGGTGGCCTGTCAGCTGCGATGGTCGTACCGACCGCAATGGCGCTTGCTTCAGATATCACGACCAAACGGCAACGGGCCCGCGTGATTGGCTGGTTGTCAGCGGCGTTCAGTGGTGGCTTGATCCTAGGCCCTGGGATTGGTGGTATTTTGGCGGGAATCAGTTACAAAACCCCATTTTGGGTCGCGGGTGCGCTCGGCTTATTAAGCGCGATTGTGCTGATCATTCTATTGCCAGCTGACCGGCAAATCGACCCAGACCGTGAAGCCAAATCGGCTGCCGCAACGCCTGAACATCATCCGATGACGCGGGCGTTCTGGACGGTGCCAATTATTATTTTGTTCACGATGATATTAGTGTCATCCTTTGGTCTGCAAGGGTTTGAAAGTATCTATAGTATCTACGTCAACGAAGTCTTTCACTTTAGTCTGAGCAACATTGCGTTAGTGCTGACGCTCAACGGGCTGATTTCGTTGTTCCTGCAAGTCGCACTTTTCGACACGTTCGTGCAGCGCTGGGGCGAACGGCGCGTCATCCGGGTATGTTTTGCAGCCGCGGCGATTTGCACGATTTGGATCACTCAAGCCCATTCCAAACTCGCGGTGATGATTGCCACACTCGTCATCTTCTCAGCCTTCGACTTGCTACGGCCCGCCATAACGACGCTGCTGACGAAAGCTAGTGAAACGAATCAGGGCCTGATCAACGGACTGAACATGTCTTTGACGAGTATTGGTAACGTGGTAGGACCAATCATGTCTGGAATGCTATTAGATATGAATTACCACTATCCATACCTAGTCGTTGCGGGATTCTTGATTGTGTCTTATCTGATGGCCTTCATGTTGCGCTTACCAGGACAGGTGCAGTCCCATCAGCACGTCTAG
- the argH gene encoding argininosuccinate lyase, with the protein MSTKKLWGGRFTETGAKYVDDFGASISFDQLLAAEDIAGSLAHVKMLKKTGILPAEDVDKIVAGLETLAARQKAGELEFSTVNEDIHMNIESLLTEEIGPVAGKLHTARSRNDQVATDFHLYLKHQLPLILDRLHELETVLVDKASENVETVMPGYTHLQHAQPISYAHYLLAYYQMFKRDMERFEFNMQHTDISPLGAAALAGTTFPIDREYSAKLLGFSDVYHNSLDAVSDRDFVLEFLSNASILMMHLSRFCEEIVSWSSYEFKYISLSDQFSTGSSIMPQKKNPDMAELIRGKSGRVYGNLMGLLTVMKGIPLAYNKDLQEDKEGAFDTVTTVLTSLHVFTGMLATLTVNEDRMAEATTNDFSNATELADYLANKGIPFREAHAIVGKLVLDGLKKQRPLQDIPLSEYQQISPLIQEDVYHDLDAKVAVQRRHSLGGTGFDQIKQELQRAQAQLATYQSSTTD; encoded by the coding sequence ATGAGCACCAAAAAGTTATGGGGTGGCCGTTTCACTGAAACGGGTGCTAAGTACGTTGATGATTTTGGCGCATCCATCAGCTTTGACCAGTTGCTTGCCGCAGAAGATATTGCTGGTTCCTTAGCACACGTGAAAATGTTGAAAAAAACGGGCATCCTACCAGCCGAAGACGTCGACAAAATCGTTGCTGGCCTGGAAACGTTAGCGGCTCGCCAAAAAGCGGGTGAGTTGGAATTCTCAACAGTCAATGAAGATATTCATATGAATATTGAATCCTTATTGACTGAAGAAATCGGACCAGTTGCCGGTAAACTGCATACGGCACGCTCTCGGAACGACCAAGTCGCAACCGATTTTCATCTCTATTTGAAGCATCAATTGCCACTGATTTTAGACCGGCTACACGAGCTTGAAACCGTGTTAGTTGATAAAGCTAGTGAAAATGTGGAAACGGTGATGCCGGGGTATACGCATTTGCAACACGCCCAACCAATTTCATACGCGCACTACTTATTGGCTTATTACCAGATGTTCAAACGTGATATGGAACGCTTTGAATTCAATATGCAACACACTGATATTTCACCATTGGGAGCGGCAGCTTTAGCCGGCACGACCTTCCCAATCGACCGTGAATATAGCGCTAAACTATTAGGGTTTAGTGACGTTTATCATAATAGTTTAGATGCTGTTTCTGACCGGGACTTCGTGTTGGAATTCCTCAGTAATGCGTCAATTCTGATGATGCATCTGTCACGGTTCTGTGAAGAAATCGTCAGCTGGAGCAGCTATGAATTCAAATATATTAGCTTGAGTGACCAATTCTCGACGGGTAGTTCAATTATGCCGCAGAAGAAGAATCCAGATATGGCTGAGTTGATTCGGGGCAAATCTGGCCGGGTTTACGGTAACTTGATGGGCTTGTTGACAGTCATGAAGGGCATTCCGTTGGCTTACAATAAGGACCTTCAAGAAGATAAGGAAGGCGCCTTTGATACGGTGACCACCGTCTTGACTAGTTTGCACGTCTTTACTGGCATGCTGGCAACGCTCACGGTTAATGAAGATCGGATGGCAGAAGCCACCACCAACGATTTCTCAAACGCTACCGAATTAGCAGATTATTTGGCGAACAAGGGGATTCCATTCCGCGAAGCCCACGCGATCGTCGGTAAGCTTGTTTTGGACGGCTTGAAAAAACAGCGGCCATTACAAGATATTCCATTAAGTGAATATCAGCAGATTTCACCACTGATTCAAGAAGACGTTTATCATGATTTGGATGCCAAGGTTGCCGTGCAACGGCGGCATTCACTCGGTGGTACCGGCTTTGACCAAATCAAACAAGAGTTGCAACGGGCACAAGCGCAACTCGCCACCTACCAGTCCTCAACGACTGACTAA
- a CDS encoding S-ribosylhomocysteine lyase: MAKVESFTLDHTKVLAPYVRKITVENGPKGDAITNFDLRLVQPNKAAIDTAGLHTIEHMLAGLLRDRMDGVIDCSPFGCRTGFHLITWGEHDTVEVAKALKSSLEFIAGPAKWEDVQGTTIDSCGNYKDHSLFSAKEWAKLILSQGISSDPFVRKVVE; this comes from the coding sequence ATGGCTAAAGTAGAAAGTTTTACATTAGATCATACCAAAGTTTTAGCACCTTACGTTCGTAAAATTACGGTGGAAAATGGGCCTAAGGGCGACGCCATCACTAATTTTGACTTACGGTTAGTTCAACCTAACAAGGCGGCCATCGATACGGCTGGTTTGCATACTATCGAACACATGTTAGCAGGGTTATTGCGTGACCGGATGGACGGCGTCATTGACTGCTCACCATTTGGTTGCCGGACTGGTTTCCATTTGATTACATGGGGCGAACACGATACGGTCGAAGTTGCTAAGGCATTGAAGTCCTCATTAGAATTCATTGCTGGCCCAGCTAAGTGGGAAGATGTTCAAGGAACGACCATTGATAGCTGTGGGAATTACAAGGATCATTCCTTATTCTCCGCTAAAGAATGGGCAAAATTGATTCTTTCACAAGGTATTTCATCCGACCCATTTGTACGTAAGGTCGTTGAATAA
- a CDS encoding HdeD family acid-resistance protein: MFNDHRWGFDWTEFMTGVVFLIAAYFVIKQPQAALLSLVFLFAIAAIISGITTIGGYTKLRRETGLRANFALVFAIIDILVGLLFLFHAPAGILVLGYVFAFWFLIDSIERLTVVSHLRVFGTGYYVLSLILDIISLALGIMLIINPMIAVVSFNVLVSFYFAVFGINAILIAFARRN; encoded by the coding sequence ATGTTTAATGATCATCGATGGGGTTTTGACTGGACAGAGTTTATGACCGGAGTCGTTTTCTTGATTGCGGCGTACTTTGTCATCAAACAACCCCAAGCAGCATTATTGAGCTTGGTATTTCTATTTGCAATTGCAGCAATTATTAGCGGAATCACAACGATTGGTGGCTACACTAAGTTGCGGCGCGAAACTGGGTTACGAGCGAACTTTGCACTGGTATTTGCAATTATCGATATTTTAGTCGGTTTACTGTTCTTATTCCACGCACCAGCAGGGATTCTCGTCCTCGGCTACGTCTTTGCCTTCTGGTTCTTGATCGACTCGATCGAACGGTTGACCGTGGTCTCACATTTGCGAGTCTTCGGAACGGGCTACTACGTGTTATCACTGATTCTGGATATCATTAGTTTGGCGTTAGGGATTATGCTGATCATCAACCCAATGATTGCGGTCGTTAGTTTCAACGTCCTCGTCAGTTTCTATTTCGCAGTCTTTGGTATCAACGCCATTTTGATTGCCTTTGCACGGCGCAACTAA
- a CDS encoding HD domain-containing protein: MGMHQYFQSLSNLETIQRAPGFFKYQNHSVAAHSFKVAEVAQFLGDVEENAGQTVDWRALYEKALNHDYNERFIGDIKTPVKYATPTLRSMLADVEHKLSQNFVQNEIPAEFQAAYSRRLSEGKDETLEGQILSVADKIDLLYESFGEIQKGNPEPVFTDIYQESLKTIVAFKKMTSVQYFLKAVLPEMLAEPFTHQDQLQALTTQILTATTQSD, translated from the coding sequence ATGGGAATGCATCAATATTTTCAAAGTTTGAGTAATTTAGAAACGATTCAACGCGCGCCGGGCTTCTTTAAGTATCAAAATCATTCAGTTGCGGCCCATTCGTTTAAGGTGGCGGAAGTGGCCCAGTTTTTAGGCGATGTGGAAGAAAATGCGGGTCAAACGGTGGACTGGCGGGCTTTATACGAGAAGGCCCTTAATCACGATTATAATGAGCGTTTTATCGGCGATATTAAGACGCCGGTCAAGTATGCGACGCCAACGTTACGGTCGATGCTCGCAGATGTGGAGCACAAGCTTTCCCAGAACTTTGTTCAAAATGAAATCCCGGCTGAATTTCAGGCGGCCTATTCGCGGCGTTTGTCCGAGGGTAAAGACGAGACCTTGGAAGGCCAGATTCTGTCAGTGGCCGATAAAATCGACTTACTATATGAATCATTTGGTGAGATTCAAAAAGGTAATCCAGAGCCAGTGTTCACCGATATTTATCAAGAAAGTTTAAAAACAATTGTGGCGTTTAAAAAAATGACCAGTGTTCAATATTTCTTAAAAGCAGTCCTACCGGAGATGTTAGCGGAACCGTTCACGCATCAGGACCAGTTACAGGCATTGACGACGCAAATATTAACGGCCACCACGCAATCCGATTAA
- a CDS encoding argininosuccinate synthase has product MVKQNDKIILAYSGGLDTSVAISWLKDKGYDVVACGIDVGEGKDMDAIKEKALKLGAVSSYMIDAKQEFAEEYALIALQGHTLYEGEYPLVSALSRPLIAKKLVTLAKQEHAVAIAHGCTGKGNDQVRFEVAIHALAPDIKIEAPVRDWHWSREEEIDYAKEHNIPVPINLDSPYSIDENLWGRANECGILEDPWQAAPADAFDRTNGLADTPDTPTTLEITFEAGVPVALDGESMNLADLIIKLDKIAGEHGIGRIDHIENRLVGIKSREVYEAPAATVLLKAHKDLEDLTFERELAHFKPIIEQKLADTIYNGLWFSPLMEAMVAFLKQTQQVVNGVVRVQLFKGNVITEGRKSPNSLYDTNLATYTSADSFDQQAAVGFIKLWGLPTQVNAQVQAKAQAEAKAKADKAHA; this is encoded by the coding sequence ATGGTCAAACAAAATGATAAAATTATTCTCGCTTATTCCGGTGGTTTAGATACGTCAGTTGCAATTAGTTGGTTAAAGGACAAGGGCTACGACGTGGTTGCTTGTGGGATCGATGTTGGTGAAGGTAAAGATATGGATGCCATCAAGGAAAAAGCCTTGAAGCTCGGTGCCGTTTCCTCATACATGATTGATGCGAAGCAAGAATTCGCTGAAGAATACGCTTTGATTGCGTTACAAGGTCATACCTTATACGAAGGCGAATACCCATTAGTTTCAGCATTATCACGTCCGTTAATCGCTAAGAAATTAGTCACTTTGGCCAAACAAGAACACGCCGTTGCGATTGCCCATGGTTGTACCGGTAAAGGGAACGATCAAGTTCGGTTTGAAGTTGCAATTCACGCCTTGGCCCCAGATATTAAGATTGAAGCCCCAGTTCGTGACTGGCACTGGTCACGTGAAGAAGAAATTGATTACGCTAAGGAACATAACATTCCAGTGCCAATCAACCTCGACAGTCCATACTCCATCGACGAAAACTTATGGGGTCGGGCCAATGAATGTGGGATTTTGGAAGACCCATGGCAAGCTGCTCCAGCCGACGCGTTTGACCGGACGAACGGCTTAGCTGACACACCTGACACGCCAACGACCCTTGAAATTACTTTCGAAGCTGGTGTTCCGGTTGCTTTAGATGGCGAATCCATGAACTTAGCCGACTTAATCATTAAGTTGGACAAAATTGCCGGCGAACACGGTATCGGTCGGATCGACCATATCGAAAACCGGTTGGTCGGAATCAAATCTCGTGAAGTCTATGAAGCACCCGCAGCAACTGTGCTATTAAAGGCACACAAAGATTTGGAAGACTTGACGTTTGAACGGGAATTAGCGCACTTCAAGCCAATCATTGAACAAAAATTAGCCGATACGATTTATAACGGCTTATGGTTCTCACCATTAATGGAAGCCATGGTTGCTTTCTTAAAGCAGACTCAACAAGTTGTTAACGGTGTGGTCCGGGTTCAACTCTTCAAGGGTAACGTCATTACGGAAGGTCGGAAGTCACCAAACTCCTTGTATGACACGAACCTCGCGACTTACACGTCAGCAGACTCATTCGACCAACAAGCGGCAGTTGGTTTCATCAAACTTTGGGGCTTACCAACCCAAGTTAATGCGCAGGTCCAAGCTAAGGCTCAAGCTGAAGCCAAGGCCAAAGCAGACAAGGCGCACGCCTAA
- the uvrB gene encoding excinuclease ABC subunit UvrB — translation MIDRVNNNHFDLVSDYQPTGDQPQAIKQLTAGIESGEKEQILLGATGTGKTFTISNVIAQVNKPTLILSHNKTLAGQLYGEFKKFFPNNAVEYFVSYYDYYQPEAYVPSSDTYIEKDSAINDEIDKLRHSATSSLLERNDVIVVASVSSIFGLGDPHEYQDHVVSLRVGMEIDRNDLLRKLVDIQFDRNDIDFQRGRFRVHGDVVEIFPASRDDHALRVEFFGDEIDRIREIDALTGEVVGDREHVAIFPATHFMTNDDIMEHAIKGIEEELDSRLKELTADGKLLEAQRLKQRTTYDIEMLKEMGYTSGIENYSRFMDGRKPGEPPYTLLDFFPKDFLLVVDESHVTMPQVRGMYNGDRARKQMLVDYGFRLPSALDNRPLKLEEVEQHINQVVYMSATPGPYEMGRTKHIAQQIIRPTGLLDPTIEVRPIMGQIDDLVGEINKRIELNERVFITTLTKKMAEDLTDYFKDLGIKVRYLHSDIKTLERTQIIRDLRLGKFDVLVGINLLREGIDVPEVSLVAILDADKEGFLRNERSLIQTIGRAARNEHGAVIMYADTTTDSMQAAIDETARRRTIQMKYNEDHHITPHTIQKAIPDLIASTKKSEDAGEKDDFLETDFDDMTHEQQLDMIAKLEEQMKTAAKKLDFEQAATLRDTVMELKAQIS, via the coding sequence TTGATTGATCGGGTAAATAATAATCATTTTGACTTAGTTTCAGATTACCAACCAACTGGGGACCAACCCCAAGCGATTAAGCAATTGACGGCTGGAATTGAGTCCGGTGAGAAAGAACAGATTTTGTTAGGGGCCACCGGGACCGGGAAGACGTTTACGATTTCCAACGTGATTGCACAAGTGAACAAGCCGACCTTGATTTTGTCACACAACAAAACGTTGGCGGGACAACTTTACGGCGAATTTAAAAAGTTTTTCCCGAATAATGCGGTGGAATATTTTGTCAGTTATTACGATTATTATCAACCGGAAGCGTACGTGCCTTCGAGTGATACTTATATCGAAAAGGATTCCGCAATCAATGATGAAATCGATAAGCTGCGACATTCTGCCACGAGTTCATTATTAGAACGTAATGATGTCATTGTCGTGGCGTCGGTTTCCAGTATTTTTGGTTTAGGGGATCCGCATGAGTATCAAGACCACGTCGTTTCACTGCGGGTCGGGATGGAAATCGATCGCAATGACTTGTTACGGAAGTTGGTCGATATTCAGTTCGACCGCAACGACATTGATTTTCAACGGGGCCGTTTTCGGGTGCACGGGGATGTTGTCGAAATCTTCCCGGCGTCACGTGATGACCACGCCTTACGTGTCGAGTTTTTCGGTGATGAGATCGACCGGATTCGCGAAATCGATGCATTGACTGGTGAAGTGGTTGGTGACCGCGAACACGTGGCCATTTTTCCAGCGACCCACTTTATGACCAACGATGATATTATGGAACACGCCATTAAGGGCATTGAAGAAGAACTGGACAGCCGGTTGAAAGAGTTGACTGCGGACGGTAAGTTATTGGAAGCGCAACGTCTGAAGCAACGGACGACTTACGATATTGAAATGCTCAAAGAAATGGGCTATACGAGTGGTATCGAAAACTACTCACGGTTCATGGACGGTCGTAAGCCGGGCGAACCGCCATATACGTTGCTGGACTTTTTCCCGAAGGACTTTCTACTAGTTGTCGATGAATCTCACGTGACGATGCCGCAAGTACGCGGCATGTATAATGGTGACCGTGCTCGTAAACAGATGTTAGTTGATTACGGTTTCCGGCTGCCAAGTGCGCTGGACAACCGGCCATTGAAGCTCGAGGAAGTCGAACAACACATCAACCAGGTCGTTTACATGTCTGCGACGCCGGGGCCTTATGAAATGGGCCGGACGAAGCACATTGCACAACAAATTATTCGACCGACTGGCTTGTTGGATCCAACCATTGAAGTTCGGCCAATCATGGGCCAAATCGATGACTTAGTTGGCGAGATCAATAAGCGGATCGAGCTGAATGAACGGGTCTTCATTACGACGTTGACCAAGAAGATGGCCGAAGATTTGACCGATTACTTCAAAGATTTAGGAATCAAAGTGCGGTATCTGCACAGTGATATCAAGACGCTGGAACGGACCCAAATCATTCGTGATTTGCGGTTGGGCAAGTTTGACGTGCTCGTCGGGATCAACCTGTTGCGGGAAGGTATCGACGTGCCAGAAGTCTCATTAGTAGCCATTTTGGATGCTGATAAGGAAGGCTTCCTGCGTAATGAACGGTCATTGATCCAAACGATTGGACGGGCGGCCCGGAACGAACACGGGGCGGTCATCATGTATGCGGATACGACCACCGATTCGATGCAAGCGGCCATTGATGAAACCGCGCGGCGTCGGACGATTCAAATGAAGTATAATGAGGACCATCATATTACACCACATACCATTCAAAAGGCCATTCCAGATTTGATTGCGTCTACCAAAAAATCTGAGGATGCTGGTGAAAAGGATGACTTCTTGGAAACTGACTTTGATGATATGACGCACGAACAACAATTAGATATGATTGCAAAACTTGAGGAACAAATGAAGACTGCCGCGAAGAAGCTTGATTTCGAACAAGCTGCCACTTTGCGGGATACGGTCATGGAATTGAAAGCACAAATCAGCTAG
- the uvrA gene encoding excinuclease ABC subunit UvrA: MANDKIVIHGARAHNLKDIDVTIPRDKLVVITGLSGSGKSSLAFDTLYAEGQRRYVESLSAYARQFLGQMQKPDVDSIDGLSPAISIDQKTTSKNPRSTVGTVTEINDYLRLLWARVGEPICPNDGTPIASQTVEQMVDRIQKLPERTKLQILSPIVRQKKGEHKKIFEKIKREGFVRVRVDGEIHDISETFDLNKNQQHTIEIVIDRIVVKPGDRSRLFDSFEAALRLSGGYAIADVIGGDPIMFSEHYACPICGFTVGELEPRLFSFNAPQGACPDCEGLGIKLEVDEDLVVPDRQLTLAEGALAPWNPISSQYYPELLKQACEQLGIPMDVPFENLSKADQQTVLYGSNGKTFHFHYQNDFGGVRDVDAVFEGVINNVDRRYHETNSDFTRDVMRKYMTELTCQTCHGFRLNRKALAVKVGGEHIGAVSDLAIGKELDFFNDLKLSEQSLVIAQPILKEIRDRLSFLQNVGLAYLTLSRSARTLSGGEAQRIRLATQIGSNLSGVLYILDEPSIGLHQRDNDRLIGSLKKMRDLGNTLIVVEHDEDTMRAADYIVDIGPGAGENGGEVMAAGTPKQVARSRKSLTGQYLSGKRFIPLPETRRPGNGKKIRITGAAENNLKNITVDFPLGEFVVVTGVSGSGKSTLVNDVLKRVLAQKLNRNSEKPGKYKSVSGIKNIERLVNIDQSPIGRTPRSNPATYTGVFDNIRDLFAQTNEAKLRGYKKGRFSFNTKGGRCEACHGDGILKIEMNFLPDVFVPCEVCHGKQYNSETLEVEYKGKNIADVLQMTASEAVKFFEPIPKIRRKLQTLVDVGLGYVKLGQPATTLSGGEAQRMKLASELHKQQSGKNFYILDEPTTGLHSEDIRRLIGVLDRLVDAGNTVLIIEHNLDVVKSADYLIDLGPEGGDGGGTIVATGTPEQVAEVAESYTGQYLKPVLKRDRERQGTMTAK, translated from the coding sequence TTGGCAAATGATAAGATTGTCATTCACGGTGCGCGTGCCCATAACTTAAAGGACATTGACGTCACCATTCCCCGCGACAAACTCGTGGTCATTACCGGGTTATCAGGTTCGGGTAAGAGTTCTTTGGCGTTTGATACCTTGTATGCGGAAGGACAACGGCGCTACGTCGAAAGTTTGTCCGCGTACGCTCGCCAATTTTTAGGACAAATGCAAAAACCAGACGTGGATTCGATTGATGGGCTGAGTCCAGCCATTTCGATCGACCAAAAAACGACGTCTAAGAACCCGCGGTCAACGGTCGGAACGGTCACTGAAATCAATGACTACTTGCGGCTATTGTGGGCCCGGGTCGGGGAACCAATCTGTCCAAACGATGGCACGCCAATCGCTAGTCAAACGGTTGAACAGATGGTTGACCGGATTCAGAAGTTGCCTGAACGGACTAAGCTCCAGATTCTGTCACCAATCGTTCGTCAAAAGAAGGGCGAACACAAAAAAATCTTTGAAAAGATCAAGCGTGAAGGCTTCGTCCGTGTCCGCGTAGATGGCGAGATTCATGACATCAGTGAGACGTTTGACTTGAACAAGAATCAACAGCACACGATTGAAATCGTGATTGACCGGATCGTTGTGAAACCAGGGGACCGCTCACGTTTATTCGATTCATTTGAAGCGGCTTTACGCTTGAGTGGCGGCTACGCGATCGCCGACGTGATTGGCGGCGACCCAATTATGTTCTCAGAACATTATGCCTGCCCAATCTGTGGCTTTACGGTCGGTGAACTCGAACCACGGTTGTTCTCCTTCAACGCGCCACAAGGGGCTTGCCCGGACTGTGAAGGACTGGGGATCAAGCTGGAAGTTGACGAAGACTTAGTTGTCCCTGACCGCCAATTAACGTTGGCCGAGGGTGCGCTGGCGCCTTGGAATCCAATCAGTTCACAGTATTATCCTGAATTATTAAAGCAAGCTTGTGAACAATTGGGGATTCCGATGGACGTACCATTTGAAAATCTTTCCAAAGCCGACCAACAGACTGTTTTGTACGGTTCTAATGGTAAAACGTTCCATTTCCACTATCAAAACGATTTCGGTGGCGTTCGCGATGTTGATGCTGTCTTCGAAGGGGTCATTAACAACGTTGACCGGCGTTATCACGAAACTAACAGTGATTTCACCCGCGATGTGATGCGCAAGTACATGACCGAATTGACTTGTCAGACTTGTCATGGTTTCCGGTTGAACCGCAAAGCACTAGCCGTTAAGGTGGGTGGCGAACACATTGGAGCCGTGTCAGACCTCGCAATTGGCAAGGAATTAGACTTCTTCAATGATTTGAAATTATCAGAACAGAGTTTGGTGATTGCCCAACCGATTTTGAAGGAAATTCGTGACCGGCTTTCCTTCTTACAAAACGTTGGGTTGGCCTACTTGACGCTCAGTCGTTCAGCGCGGACCTTATCCGGTGGGGAAGCGCAACGGATTCGCCTAGCCACTCAGATTGGATCGAATTTATCAGGGGTCTTATACATCTTGGATGAACCATCGATTGGGCTGCATCAGCGTGATAACGACCGTTTGATTGGCTCACTTAAGAAGATGCGAGACTTAGGCAACACGTTGATCGTGGTCGAACATGATGAAGATACTATGCGGGCCGCGGATTATATCGTTGATATTGGTCCGGGTGCCGGTGAAAATGGTGGCGAAGTCATGGCGGCCGGGACACCGAAGCAAGTCGCACGTTCACGTAAGTCACTGACTGGACAGTATTTGTCTGGCAAACGGTTCATTCCGCTACCTGAGACGCGGCGCCCTGGCAATGGTAAGAAGATTCGAATTACCGGTGCGGCTGAAAATAACTTGAAGAATATCACCGTTGATTTCCCACTGGGTGAATTTGTGGTCGTCACGGGAGTTTCCGGTTCTGGTAAGTCGACGCTAGTAAATGATGTCTTGAAACGGGTCTTAGCTCAGAAGTTGAATCGAAATTCTGAAAAACCCGGGAAGTACAAGAGTGTCAGTGGCATCAAGAATATTGAGCGCCTGGTCAATATTGACCAAAGTCCCATTGGCCGGACACCGCGTAGTAATCCCGCCACTTATACAGGCGTCTTTGATAACATCCGTGACTTGTTTGCGCAGACCAATGAAGCCAAATTGCGGGGCTACAAGAAGGGCCGCTTCAGTTTCAATACGAAGGGTGGCCGTTGTGAAGCCTGCCACGGTGATGGGATCTTGAAGATCGAAATGAACTTCTTGCCGGACGTGTTCGTGCCTTGTGAAGTTTGCCATGGTAAGCAGTACAACTCAGAAACCTTGGAAGTAGAATATAAAGGCAAAAACATTGCGGATGTCTTACAGATGACGGCATCTGAAGCAGTTAAGTTCTTTGAACCAATTCCTAAGATTCGTCGTAAACTCCAGACGTTAGTTGATGTTGGCTTGGGCTACGTCAAGTTAGGTCAGCCAGCAACGACGCTTTCTGGTGGTGAAGCACAACGGATGAAGTTGGCTTCTGAACTGCACAAGCAACAGTCCGGTAAGAACTTCTATATCTTGGATGAACCGACGACCGGGTTACACAGCGAGGATATTCGCCGTTTGATTGGCGTTCTGGATCGCTTAGTGGATGCTGGTAATACGGTACTCATCATCGAACATAATCTGGACGTGGTGAAGTCTGCAGACTACTTGATCGACCTGGGTCCAGAAGGTGGCGATGGTGGTGGCACGATTGTTGCGACTGGCACCCCCGAACAAGTGGCTGAAGTGGCCGAAAGCTATACTGGTCAATACTTGAAGCCCGTTTTAAAGCGCGATCGTGAACGGCAGGGAACGATGACTGCCAAATAG